The following proteins come from a genomic window of Miscanthus floridulus cultivar M001 chromosome 2, ASM1932011v1, whole genome shotgun sequence:
- the LOC136530633 gene encoding uncharacterized protein has protein sequence MERAAPVRSSHTSTADLLAWPQPQGPAPAATPSPPRRPGQPSEAIRKVVFGGQVTEEEAGSLTKRKPCSAPKWKEMTGSGIFAAGSNDDAGEAAAAAKPARTASRQAISTVSHISFAEDGTDPPKKPTSVAEVAKQRELSGTLQSEADSKMKKQISNAKSKELSGHDIFADTPDSRSNRARNSSNGSTASYTPVKNTNASTFSFGEANTDSVTKTAKKITGKKVNDLTGNDIFKGDAPPASAEKHLSTAKLKEITGSNIFADGKEPTRERVGGNRKPPGGESSIALI, from the exons ATGGAGCGGGCGGCGCCGGTGAGGAGCTCACACACCTCCACGGCCGACCTACTCGCGTGGCCGCAGCCGCAGGgccccgcccccgccgccacgccgtcgccgccgcgccggCCCGGCCAG CCGTCGGAGGCTATCAGGAAGGTGGTGTTCGGGGGTCAGGTCACCGAGGAGGAGGCCGGCAGCCTCACCAAGAG GAAGCCGTGCTCCGCGCCCAAGTGGAAGGAGATGACGGGGAGCGGCATATTCGCTGCCGGGAGCAATGACGACGCTGGGGAGGCAGCTGCTGCCGCGAAGCCCGCCCGAACCGCCTCGCGCCAG GCGATCAGTACTGTAAGCCACATCTCGTTCGCTGAGGATGGAACTGATCCTCCCAAAAAGCCCACTTCAGTAGCTGAGGTGGCAAAGCAGCGTGAGCTTAGTGGTACTCTTCAAAGTGAGGCAGATAGTAAGATGAAGAAGCAGATATCAAATGCAAAATCCAAGGAGCTCAGCGGCCACGACATCTTTGCTGATACTCCGGATTCCAGATCTAACAGGGCAAGGAACTCATCAAATGGCAGCACAGCCTCATACACACCTGTCAAAAATACAAAC GCGAGCACCTTCTCGTTTGGAGAGGCCAACACTGACAGCGTGACGAAGACAGCAAAGAAGATAACTGGCAAGAAGGTCAACGACCTCACCGGCAATGACATCTTCAAGGGAGATGCGCCACCAGCTTCTGCAGAGAAGCATCTGAGCACCGCAAAGCTGAAGGAGATTACTGGAAGCAACATTTTTGCAGATGGGAAGGAACCAACCCGTGAGCGTGTAGGTGGAAACCGCAAGCCTCCTGGCGGTGAGAGCAGCATCGCGCTGATTTAG